A genomic segment from Nitrospira sp. encodes:
- a CDS encoding Tyrosine-protein kinase, whose product MAQYELDIIDYWLIVKKRKYLIGLAALLVTLFTFGFTEALKPVPIYESAARVKFDRSTTVAQQLIDSLSVSQGNDLSTQTEFIRSFPVMERVAQEFHLIEADATPEVRRSSEYLNQVYVLGQQVRTEREADTSIIRIVVTSTDPPQAEKMANAVALAYREENIAARNRMVTASRRFVEEQLASLERQLSAAEEALRRFKEQGGQVFLDEEAKRALEMFTKLEGDLDTVTRLKHETLQQITVLKRSDPATPIQRIFTEEPTSLLGTLNGKVLELYQERGTLLINYTPEHPTIRELDRKIANVKSEIERELKSKASMLGGREDEIQAQIERYRARYLAFPKSAITLARLEREVKVNSDLYATLKVKHQELQIKSAEQIEEVTIITPAIEPDGPINAPNTEMNLVVGSMMGLFLGVVLAFARESFDTSIGTIEGVEEFLKVPVLGVIPQFDDEELKEAAAAGLPAQTPPDLVESFSKLICLVDPKSVWSESLRSLRTNLQFAGMDRKLKSLVFTSAGLGEGKSTVALNLAVTLALEGQRVLLVDADLRRPTVHQRLGLEREPGLVDVLVGGMSWRTSVRSVTDLMLGQMGVDRVLDSPGLDNLFILTSGSSTGNPGEFMNVNRIKTLIAEMQDEYDMVLFDTPPILPVTDAVAISSRADGTVLVYQVGRIGRNALKRAKFLLDHAQANTLGVVLTNVRAEVTPEAGMYRYEYR is encoded by the coding sequence CGTGTGAAGTTCGACCGCAGCACCACCGTCGCGCAACAACTCATCGATTCGTTGTCGGTCTCACAAGGCAACGATTTGAGCACGCAAACCGAATTCATCCGCAGCTTTCCCGTCATGGAGCGGGTGGCACAGGAGTTTCACCTCATCGAAGCCGACGCCACGCCGGAAGTCAGGCGGTCGTCCGAATACTTGAATCAGGTCTATGTCCTGGGGCAGCAAGTGCGGACGGAACGGGAGGCCGACACGAGCATCATCCGCATCGTGGTGACCTCGACCGATCCCCCGCAGGCCGAAAAGATGGCGAATGCGGTGGCACTGGCCTATCGAGAAGAAAATATTGCGGCGCGCAATCGCATGGTCACCGCCTCGCGACGATTCGTGGAGGAGCAACTTGCCAGCCTGGAGCGGCAACTCTCGGCGGCGGAAGAGGCCTTGCGCCGGTTCAAGGAGCAGGGGGGGCAGGTGTTTCTCGACGAAGAAGCCAAGCGGGCGTTGGAAATGTTCACCAAGCTCGAAGGCGATCTGGATACCGTTACGCGGCTCAAGCACGAAACCCTGCAACAGATCACGGTGCTGAAGCGCTCGGATCCTGCGACGCCGATCCAGCGGATCTTCACCGAGGAACCGACTTCGCTGCTGGGAACGCTCAACGGCAAGGTGCTGGAGCTCTACCAGGAACGTGGCACCCTGTTGATCAACTATACGCCGGAACATCCGACGATCCGGGAACTGGACAGAAAAATCGCCAACGTAAAATCCGAGATCGAGCGGGAACTGAAGTCCAAAGCTTCCATGCTGGGAGGACGGGAAGATGAAATTCAGGCGCAGATCGAACGCTATCGTGCCCGATACCTGGCGTTCCCGAAATCCGCCATCACGCTTGCCCGCCTAGAGCGGGAAGTGAAGGTTAACTCCGATCTCTATGCCACCTTGAAGGTGAAACATCAAGAATTGCAAATCAAGAGTGCCGAACAGATCGAGGAGGTTACCATCATCACGCCGGCCATCGAGCCGGACGGCCCGATCAATGCCCCCAACACCGAGATGAATCTGGTCGTCGGCTCGATGATGGGGCTGTTTCTCGGCGTCGTCCTCGCCTTTGCGCGCGAATCCTTCGACACCTCCATCGGCACGATCGAGGGGGTCGAGGAATTCCTCAAGGTGCCGGTCCTGGGCGTCATCCCCCAGTTCGACGATGAGGAACTCAAGGAGGCGGCTGCCGCCGGCCTGCCGGCCCAGACCCCACCGGACCTGGTCGAGAGTTTCTCGAAATTGATTTGCCTGGTCGATCCCAAATCCGTCTGGTCCGAGAGCCTGCGCTCCTTGCGGACGAATCTGCAGTTCGCCGGCATGGATCGAAAACTGAAATCACTGGTCTTTACCAGTGCCGGGTTGGGAGAAGGCAAAAGCACGGTCGCGCTCAACCTGGCCGTGACCCTGGCCCTCGAAGGCCAACGTGTCCTGCTCGTGGACGCAGATTTGCGGCGGCCGACTGTCCATCAGCGGCTGGGATTGGAGCGTGAGCCGGGGTTGGTGGATGTCTTGGTGGGGGGGATGTCCTGGCGAACCTCCGTCCGGTCCGTGACCGATCTCATGCTCGGTCAGATGGGCGTCGATCGTGTGCTGGACAGTCCGGGGTTGGACAACCTCTTCATTCTGACCAGCGGATCTTCAACCGGCAACCCCGGTGAGTTCATGAACGTGAACCGCATCAAGACGTTGATCGCCGAGATGCAGGACGAGTATGACATGGTTCTCTTCGATACGCCGCCGATCCTGCCGGTTACCGATGCCGTGGCGATCAGCAGCCGCGCGGACGGAACCGTGCTCGTGTACCAGGTCGGCCGCATCGGTCGCAATGCCCTCAAACGAGCCAAGTTCCTCCTGGACCATGCGCAGGCCAACACGCTCGGTGTCGTGTTGACGAATGTGCGCGCCGAAGTGACGCCTGAAGCGGGCATGTACCGATACGAGTATCGCTAA